The proteins below are encoded in one region of Hordeum vulgare subsp. vulgare chromosome 3H, MorexV3_pseudomolecules_assembly, whole genome shotgun sequence:
- the LOC123441260 gene encoding dirigent protein 15-like: protein MRIPFLVLITILLLSLQVQCNASSFGRDKETNILFYLHNIHAEKDSSSVLVAQNTNATAHPRGFVPFSYVYVFDDVITDGPAITSKVIGNAQGTYIGTSKDGYTILMAIDVEITHGPFNGSSFVLFSRNPLRSTRELPVIGGRGAFRMAQGYGMLRTVCVHCLNSVNPPKGDVIEYNVTLWHH from the coding sequence ATGAGAATTCCATTCTTGGTCCTCATCAccatcctcctcctctctctccaagTCCAATGTAATGCTTCCTCGTTTGGAAGAGACAAGGAGACCAACATCCTCTTCTACCTCCACAACATCCATGCCGAGAAGGATTCATCCTCAGTCCTTGTCGCACAAAATACCAATGCCACGGCCCATCCTCGTGGCTTCGTGCCATTTAGCTATGTGTACGTGTTTGACGATGTGATCACTGACGGGCCTGCGATTACATCTAAGGTGATTGGAAATGCACAGGGCACGTACATCGGAACATCAAAAGATGGGTACACGATTTTGATGGCCATCGACGTCGAGATCACACATGGCCCATTCAACGGAAGCTCGTTTGTATTGTTCTCAAGAAACCCGTTGAGATCAACCAGGGAGCTCCCTGTTATTGGAGGTCGTGGTGCATTCCGGATGGCCCAAGGGTACGGCATGCTCCGGACGGTGTGTGTTCATTGTCTCAACTCTGTGAACCCTCCAAAAGGTGATGTCATAGAGTACAATGTGACTCTCTGGCACCATTAG